In the Gammaproteobacteria bacterium genome, one interval contains:
- a CDS encoding hypothetical protein (Evidence 5 : Unknown function) yields the protein MKIPAEILSKPGKLSDNEYNLIKEHSKAGYEVLNRVHFPWPIAEVALQHHERMNGTGYPQQLKGEAIIIEARIIAVADTIEAMSSHRPYRAGLGIEKALAEIELGCGTAYDTNVVDACLKLFRELKFKILD from the coding sequence ATGAAAATTCCCGCAGAAATTTTATCTAAGCCCGGAAAGCTAAGTGATAACGAATATAATCTAATCAAAGAGCATTCTAAAGCGGGTTATGAAGTTCTTAATCGTGTTCATTTTCCATGGCCCATTGCCGAAGTGGCCCTGCAACATCATGAGCGCATGAACGGCACCGGTTATCCGCAACAACTTAAAGGAGAGGCTATTATTATTGAGGCACGTATTATTGCTGTAGCCGATACCATTGAAGCGATGTCATCACATCGACCATATCGTGCTGGGCTTGGCATTGAAAAAGCATTGGCTGAAATTGAGCTGGGCTGTGGCACTGCCTACGATACTAATGTAGTTGACGCCTGCCTGAAATTGTTCAGGGAACTTAAA